In Lacrimispora indolis DSM 755, a genomic segment contains:
- a CDS encoding carbohydrate ABC transporter permease, giving the protein MRSFEQKVFPYLLLAPTLVIFGLFLFFPALNGLWISLTKWDGVNPQKFVGIQNYVKLLSDSSFWGSFFRTIFFTAVSVPLVYVSSLGLAVLLTGNIKGSDFFRAVFYWPTMISSIIVGLTWRFLLGEDFGVINYLLTYGGRAPVKWLTDQNNAMGVVIFVTAWSMSGYYMVMFVSGIKSISETYYEASRIDGAGLWHQFRYITLPLLKPTSLLVIVLSTVTIIKTYPLVYALTQGGPAGATKFMVQTIQETGFEKNQMGYASAMTMILFLLLAMFTVLQFKVNKGGEQDAD; this is encoded by the coding sequence ATGAGAAGTTTTGAACAGAAAGTGTTTCCATACCTTTTGCTGGCGCCGACTCTGGTGATTTTCGGGCTGTTTCTGTTTTTTCCCGCTCTCAATGGATTGTGGATTTCCCTGACCAAATGGGATGGGGTAAATCCTCAGAAATTTGTAGGGATTCAAAACTATGTTAAACTTTTATCAGATAGTAGTTTCTGGGGATCTTTTTTCCGGACCATATTTTTTACCGCAGTTTCCGTTCCCCTTGTCTATGTGTCATCCCTGGGGCTGGCTGTGCTTTTGACTGGAAATATAAAGGGAAGTGATTTTTTTCGGGCAGTGTTTTACTGGCCTACCATGATTTCCAGTATTATCGTAGGATTAACCTGGCGATTTCTTCTGGGAGAGGATTTTGGGGTCATCAATTATCTGCTGACTTATGGTGGAAGGGCTCCGGTAAAGTGGCTGACGGATCAGAACAACGCCATGGGGGTGGTGATCTTTGTCACGGCCTGGAGCATGTCCGGCTATTACATGGTCATGTTTGTTTCCGGGATTAAATCCATCTCTGAGACTTATTATGAAGCCTCCAGAATCGATGGGGCGGGGCTGTGGCATCAGTTCCGCTATATTACGCTTCCTCTTCTAAAGCCTACCAGTCTGCTGGTCATTGTTCTCTCCACGGTCACCATCATTAAGACCTATCCTCTGGTATATGCCCTGACACAGGGCGGCCCGGCAGGGGCCACAAAATTCATGGTTCAGACCATTCAGGAGACAGGCTTTGAGAAGAACCAGATGGGTTATGCCAGCGCAATGACCATGATCCTGTTTCTCCTGTTAGCCATGTTTACTGTCTTACAATTTAAGGTCAATAAGGGGGGAGAACAGGATGCGGACTGA
- a CDS encoding carbohydrate ABC transporter permease, protein MKKRLSEGITWVLLLVLTFLFLMPVVWVICSSFKSTGELFSWPPSLFGRSPSLNNYRRALEEGRFGVYFLNTVFTSLVATCLTIVVNVMSGYAFAKYHFKGEKLLFGIVLATLMVPLEVIMIPIFKVIVAVNLYNSLWGLIIPAVASPTAVFLVRQYYVGIPDAYMEAARIDGASELNILMRVMLPLAKPVISVLCIFSFMWRWNDYLWPKLVINSKERYTIQLALANYSGEYSVDWNSLLAMSVVSMIPVIIVFITLQKYIIGGMTAGGVKE, encoded by the coding sequence ATGAAGAAAAGACTTTCAGAAGGGATCACATGGGTGCTTTTACTGGTTCTCACCTTCCTGTTTCTCATGCCCGTTGTCTGGGTCATCTGCTCTTCCTTTAAAAGTACAGGAGAATTGTTTTCCTGGCCGCCCAGCTTATTTGGCAGGAGCCCTTCCCTTAATAATTACCGGAGAGCTTTGGAGGAAGGCCGTTTCGGGGTTTATTTTTTAAATACAGTGTTTACCAGTCTGGTTGCCACATGCCTGACCATTGTGGTCAATGTGATGTCCGGCTATGCCTTTGCCAAGTATCATTTTAAGGGAGAAAAACTGCTTTTCGGCATTGTGCTGGCAACCTTGATGGTGCCCTTAGAAGTCATCATGATCCCGATTTTTAAGGTGATCGTGGCTGTGAACCTTTATAACAGCTTATGGGGGCTGATCATTCCTGCAGTGGCGTCGCCCACGGCAGTGTTTCTTGTAAGGCAGTATTATGTGGGGATCCCTGATGCCTATATGGAAGCTGCCAGGATCGACGGTGCTTCTGAGCTGAATATTTTAATGAGGGTCATGCTGCCTCTTGCAAAGCCGGTCATTTCCGTGCTATGTATTTTCTCCTTTATGTGGAGATGGAATGATTATCTCTGGCCCAAACTGGTGATCAACAGCAAGGAACGTTACACCATTCAGCTGGCTCTGGCAAATTATTCAGGGGAATATTCCGTGGATTGGAACAGTCTGCTTGCCATGTCAGTGGTATCCATGATTCCGGTCATTATTGTATTTATTACGTTGCAGAAATATATCATCGGCGGTATGACGGCCGGCGGAGTAAAAGAATAA